From a region of the Qipengyuania spongiae genome:
- a CDS encoding XdhC family protein, whose amino-acid sequence MMLADYTSETVSDEDHLALAAACQPGVGLCTIVGIEGSFSRRLGAQLAVLPDGTTVGDLADGCLESQLATDITQCTQRRVVRYGRGSSRIDFRPPCGGGLDILLDPEPERRTCRSALAALRTRRPARLLVEGGKHRLDRTYFPSLKLVALGEGPELQAVANLCSAMKIDVEAFSKDDLTLGQVARHARYDPWTACLLLFHDHEWELALLEQALASDAFYIGAQGGERARSDRTMALGARGVSEEQIARLTSPIGLLPACKSPRDLALSALSQIVGRYEQMRAAA is encoded by the coding sequence ATGATGCTGGCCGATTACACTAGTGAGACCGTAAGCGACGAAGATCACCTCGCGCTCGCAGCCGCGTGCCAGCCGGGTGTGGGGCTTTGCACCATCGTCGGGATCGAGGGCAGCTTTTCGCGCCGCCTCGGAGCGCAACTGGCGGTCTTGCCGGACGGAACGACCGTTGGCGATCTTGCCGATGGCTGTCTTGAGAGCCAGCTGGCAACTGACATCACCCAATGCACGCAACGGCGGGTTGTTCGCTATGGACGCGGGTCCTCACGAATCGATTTCCGTCCGCCGTGTGGAGGCGGGCTTGATATCCTGCTTGACCCGGAACCTGAGCGAAGGACCTGTCGCTCCGCACTCGCAGCACTCCGCACGCGTCGTCCGGCCCGGCTGTTGGTAGAAGGCGGCAAGCATCGGTTGGACCGTACATATTTCCCTTCCCTGAAACTCGTCGCCTTGGGGGAGGGACCGGAACTTCAGGCTGTCGCTAATCTGTGTTCGGCCATGAAGATCGATGTCGAAGCGTTCTCGAAGGATGACCTTACGCTCGGACAGGTGGCGCGGCACGCCCGTTACGACCCCTGGACGGCCTGCCTGCTGCTGTTTCACGATCACGAATGGGAGCTGGCCTTGCTCGAACAGGCATTGGCGAGTGACGCCTTCTATATAGGAGCGCAGGGCGGGGAGCGGGCGCGCTCCGATCGCACAATGGCGCTCGGTGCGCGCGGCGTTTCGGAAGAGCAAATCGCGCGACTGACAAGCCCGATCGGACTCTTGCCTGCCTGCAAGTCTCCGCGAGACCTTGCGCTGTCGGCACTGTCCCAAATCGTCGGTCGCTACGAGCAAATGCGTGCCGCCGCCTGA
- a CDS encoding TetR/AcrR family transcriptional regulator, translated as MFDTDAALDKAVRLFWQRGYEATSMADLVAETGVAAASLYAAFDNKAGLFAAVIERYAATFSVHLYAPINDPALSTYDAVKGLLERAASSFSEPGTPAGCFMYSAAAAVSPASAAIECLLRDKRIAAEALLIERLQRGAAQGELAANSDPAVLGKFINTVMQGMSVQARDGATINELLSIAKMALDRWPAAI; from the coding sequence GTGTTCGACACTGACGCTGCGCTCGACAAGGCGGTTCGTCTGTTCTGGCAGCGCGGCTACGAAGCGACATCGATGGCAGATCTGGTGGCGGAGACTGGCGTCGCCGCCGCCAGTCTCTATGCAGCGTTTGACAACAAGGCGGGGCTGTTTGCGGCGGTGATCGAGCGCTACGCCGCAACGTTCAGCGTCCACCTCTATGCACCGATCAACGATCCGGCGCTGTCCACCTACGATGCCGTCAAAGGCCTGCTGGAACGAGCGGCGTCATCATTCTCGGAACCTGGAACGCCGGCCGGCTGCTTCATGTATTCGGCAGCGGCAGCCGTTTCGCCGGCGTCCGCCGCCATCGAATGCCTGCTGCGCGACAAGCGTATCGCGGCGGAGGCCCTCCTGATCGAGCGTCTGCAACGCGGTGCCGCGCAGGGCGAGCTTGCGGCCAACAGCGATCCGGCCGTGCTAGGCAAATTCATCAATACGGTCATGCAAGGCATGTCCGTTCAGGCGCGCGACGGCGCTACGATCAACGAACTGCTCTCCATCGCCAAAATGGCACTCGATCGATGGCCGGCCGCGATATGA
- a CDS encoding FAD binding domain-containing protein: MTPFHYTRAPSLAEASNMTAGEDTLAIAGGTNLLDLMKLQVETPGKLADINRLGLANIEDTEDGGLRLGALATNTETAVHPRVRADYPVLSRAILAGATQQLRNKATNGGNLCQRTRCFYFTNIDQPCNKREPGSGCGAIDGIAKLHAILGTSDQCIATYPGDMAVALSALDARVEITGETGDRSVPVRDFHLLPGDTPWIENVLEPGDVITGIALPAPVGGTQIYRKVRERSSYAFALVSVAAIIEMNDGKFSRADLALGGLAHKPWHDPRVGEVLIGQPPSEALFDRAADVLLEDARGYGENDFKIPLTRRTLRAVLAQATEDAA, from the coding sequence ATGACGCCGTTCCACTACACCCGCGCGCCTTCGCTGGCCGAAGCGTCGAATATGACCGCTGGCGAAGATACGCTTGCCATTGCGGGGGGGACCAATCTCCTCGACCTCATGAAGCTGCAGGTGGAAACGCCCGGTAAGCTGGCTGACATCAACCGTCTGGGCCTTGCGAATATCGAGGACACGGAGGATGGCGGCCTGCGCCTCGGCGCGCTTGCCACGAATACCGAAACCGCCGTTCACCCGCGCGTGCGTGCCGACTATCCGGTCCTGTCGCGCGCAATCCTGGCCGGAGCGACGCAGCAATTGCGCAACAAGGCCACCAATGGCGGCAATCTGTGCCAGCGCACGCGGTGCTTCTATTTCACCAATATCGACCAGCCCTGCAACAAGCGCGAACCGGGCAGCGGCTGCGGCGCGATCGACGGCATTGCGAAACTCCACGCGATCCTCGGCACGAGCGACCAGTGCATCGCGACCTATCCGGGCGATATGGCCGTGGCGCTGAGCGCGCTGGACGCCAGGGTTGAGATAACCGGGGAAACCGGCGATCGCAGCGTACCCGTGCGGGACTTCCATCTCCTGCCGGGCGATACGCCATGGATCGAGAATGTCCTCGAACCGGGGGACGTGATCACCGGCATAGCCCTTCCGGCCCCGGTGGGCGGGACGCAAATCTATCGTAAGGTACGTGAGCGTTCGTCTTACGCCTTCGCGCTCGTTTCCGTCGCCGCTATAATCGAGATGAACGACGGCAAGTTTTCGCGCGCCGATCTCGCCTTAGGCGGTCTGGCGCACAAGCCTTGGCATGATCCGCGCGTCGGCGAGGTCCTGATCGGCCAGCCTCCGTCGGAAGCGCTGTTCGACAGGGCCGCCGATGTCCTGCTCGAAGACGCACGCGGCTATGGCGAGAACGATTTCAAGATACCGCTTACGCGTCGGACGCTCCGCGCCGTCCTGGCGCAGGCGACGGAGGACGCAGCATGA
- a CDS encoding Crp/Fnr family transcriptional regulator, whose translation MHRGLFSRCSFGREFRPETLRIFENAISSIETIEGHYNLTQIGDNVRHVHYLIEGSTVRYLDDICGSRQVTGIGLCGEFLDLDNVNCSTRSYGIYPLERVQVALIPIDVFIQVLQDHPDLMEVLWLSALQDAIYWQRWLFRLGRLRGEQRIAHFLCELIERLRLLERFDGERVNVPLRQLEYAEACGMTSVHANRCFRNLQERELVIVEGCRNVRVRSEKDLCELGQFKPMDRNFNLVTLGRGLGSLQAS comes from the coding sequence ATGCATCGCGGATTATTTTCGAGGTGTAGTTTCGGTCGCGAGTTTCGACCGGAAACCCTTCGGATTTTCGAAAATGCAATTTCTAGCATCGAAACGATCGAGGGACACTACAACCTTACGCAAATCGGTGACAACGTCCGTCACGTTCATTATCTCATCGAAGGATCGACCGTTCGATATTTGGACGATATCTGCGGCTCTAGACAGGTAACGGGCATCGGGCTGTGTGGAGAATTTCTAGATCTCGACAATGTAAATTGCTCTACCCGCAGTTATGGTATTTACCCACTCGAGCGGGTTCAAGTTGCTCTAATTCCGATCGACGTATTTATACAAGTGCTTCAGGACCATCCAGACCTCATGGAAGTTCTGTGGCTGAGTGCCTTACAAGATGCAATCTACTGGCAGCGCTGGCTATTTCGACTTGGGCGTCTACGAGGAGAGCAACGAATTGCACATTTTCTCTGCGAACTGATTGAACGCCTTCGCTTGCTTGAGAGGTTCGACGGAGAGCGAGTTAACGTCCCTCTTCGCCAACTCGAATACGCTGAGGCTTGTGGCATGACTTCGGTTCACGCCAATCGTTGCTTTAGAAATCTCCAAGAACGCGAGTTAGTCATAGTAGAGGGTTGCCGAAATGTTCGTGTTCGTTCAGAAAAAGATCTTTGCGAACTAGGTCAGTTCAAGCCGATGGATCGAAACTTCAACTTAGTAACGTTAGGTAGGGGTCTTGGCTCATTACAGGCGAGCTGA
- a CDS encoding alpha/beta fold hydrolase has protein sequence MVDISLGAGLVLEMARRGRAGSVVALDPGGFWQGWERTFFRTTITASIALVRALRPALPALTRNVTGRTGFMLQLSARPCAPDPGFVLNELQSFADTPTFDSLVKDLATGPMQKGPATRSIRVVIGQGRKDRPCLPQQASRAKAAYPEATMHWFERSGHFPMWDRPD, from the coding sequence ATGGTCGACATCTCCCTGGGCGCCGGGCTTGTGCTCGAGATGGCGCGGCGCGGTCGCGCCGGCTCAGTCGTCGCCCTGGACCCGGGCGGCTTCTGGCAAGGGTGGGAGCGGACGTTCTTCCGGACCACCATAACGGCATCGATTGCACTGGTACGGGCTTTGCGACCGGCGCTTCCCGCCCTCACGCGAAATGTCACCGGCCGGACTGGATTCATGCTGCAGCTTTCCGCAAGACCCTGCGCGCCCGATCCCGGTTTCGTCTTGAATGAACTGCAGTCGTTTGCCGATACGCCTACGTTCGACTCGTTGGTGAAGGACCTTGCCACTGGCCCGATGCAGAAAGGCCCTGCGACCCGGTCGATCCGGGTGGTCATCGGCCAAGGTCGCAAGGATCGCCCGTGTCTGCCGCAGCAGGCCAGCCGCGCGAAGGCTGCCTACCCGGAAGCGACAATGCACTGGTTCGAGCGCAGCGGACACTTCCCTATGTGGGATCGGCCAGATTAA
- a CDS encoding FAD-dependent oxidoreductase, which translates to MESIGADLEVMKRVPLADEHVTAMCAIGHERAYYKGEMVAEIGQPHDTFVYVIEGEIEVVDPFSGERLLESSLGPTQFMGDISFLNAGSHFLPMRATVDTRVIEVPREDMLDLMGRVPELSDHIITVFAARRRRQFELKNSMIKLIGADRDAAVQGVETFLARNRVPFQSFDLDSSDDEASHLCNLVDHEPAVIVGQDRKLDDPTPRKVAQILNLDLDVAGDTIVDTLIVGGGPAGVAAAVYAGAEGLSALLIEDTAIGGQAGTSSRIENYMGFPTGISGADLVYRGQIQAMKFGTCFAMPRRVEKLEKRPDGLFRATLDDEAHVCARGVVVATGVQYRRMPLDRLEEFEGAGIFYAATDMEARFCRNTDAIVIGGGNSAGQAAMYLCRAAKQVHVLVRGESLADSMSSYLSRRLEAEPNIQIHYGCKITALHGEDHLEAVTVMDAQGEWGMDTRALFIMIGAAPNTNWLSGLVKLDAKGFVHTGEAAGAETPYETSHRGIFAVGDVRAGSVKRVASAVGEGSVVISAVFNHVQNLPELVR; encoded by the coding sequence ATGGAAAGCATCGGCGCTGATCTCGAAGTCATGAAGCGCGTGCCGCTGGCAGACGAGCATGTTACGGCGATGTGCGCAATCGGCCATGAGCGCGCCTATTACAAGGGTGAAATGGTCGCCGAAATCGGCCAACCTCATGATACGTTCGTCTACGTCATCGAAGGTGAGATCGAAGTCGTCGATCCCTTTTCCGGTGAGCGCTTACTGGAATCTAGCCTTGGGCCGACTCAATTCATGGGCGACATTTCCTTTCTCAACGCGGGGTCGCATTTTCTTCCAATGCGAGCGACAGTGGACACGCGGGTCATCGAGGTTCCGCGTGAGGACATGCTCGATCTGATGGGCCGCGTGCCCGAGCTTTCGGATCATATTATCACGGTGTTTGCCGCGCGCAGACGCAGGCAGTTCGAACTCAAGAACAGCATGATCAAGCTGATCGGTGCCGACCGGGATGCCGCGGTCCAGGGCGTGGAGACCTTCCTCGCGCGCAACCGCGTGCCCTTCCAGTCCTTCGACCTCGATAGCAGCGATGATGAGGCGTCGCACCTGTGCAATCTGGTGGATCACGAACCGGCCGTCATCGTGGGGCAAGATCGCAAGCTGGATGATCCCACTCCCCGCAAGGTCGCCCAGATCCTCAATTTGGATCTCGACGTCGCCGGCGATACGATTGTCGATACTCTCATCGTAGGCGGAGGGCCAGCAGGCGTCGCAGCTGCGGTCTATGCTGGGGCGGAAGGCCTGTCGGCGCTCCTAATCGAAGATACTGCTATCGGCGGTCAGGCGGGGACTTCGAGCCGGATCGAGAATTATATGGGATTTCCGACCGGCATTTCCGGTGCCGACCTCGTCTATCGCGGCCAGATACAAGCGATGAAGTTCGGGACCTGCTTTGCGATGCCGCGCCGGGTTGAAAAACTGGAAAAGCGACCCGACGGCCTGTTTCGCGCGACGCTGGATGACGAAGCCCATGTCTGTGCGCGGGGAGTTGTGGTCGCGACCGGGGTGCAATATCGCCGCATGCCGCTCGACCGGCTCGAGGAATTCGAAGGCGCGGGGATATTCTACGCGGCGACCGACATGGAAGCGCGCTTTTGCCGCAACACCGATGCGATCGTGATCGGGGGCGGCAATTCCGCAGGGCAAGCCGCGATGTATCTTTGCCGCGCGGCCAAGCAGGTCCATGTCCTGGTTCGTGGCGAGAGCTTGGCGGATTCTATGTCGAGCTATCTGAGCAGACGGCTGGAAGCCGAGCCCAACATCCAGATACATTATGGCTGCAAGATCACTGCGCTGCATGGCGAGGATCATCTTGAAGCAGTGACGGTAATGGATGCGCAGGGAGAGTGGGGCATGGACACTCGCGCGCTGTTCATCATGATTGGTGCTGCACCCAATACGAACTGGCTCTCGGGTTTGGTCAAACTCGATGCCAAAGGCTTCGTGCACACCGGTGAAGCGGCCGGCGCAGAAACGCCTTACGAAACCTCCCATCGCGGAATCTTCGCTGTTGGAGACGTGCGCGCGGGATCGGTCAAACGCGTCGCTTCGGCCGTTGGTGAAGGCTCGGTCGTCATATCCGCCGTCTTCAACCATGTGCAGAACCTACCGGAGCTGGTACGCTAG
- a CDS encoding zinc-dependent alcohol dehydrogenase, whose product MRALVWNGTNDIRCETVDDPRIEDPRDCILKVSSTAICGSDLHLMDGVVPKMQQGDILGHEFMGEVVEVGADVKRLKVGDRVVVPFTISCGECWFCQREMYSLCDTTNRTAENARAAMGHAPAGLFGYSHLTGGYSGGQAEYVRVPHADVGPIKLENDLPDDKVLFLSDIFPTGWMAAENAIGDEKGKTVAVWGAGPVGQFAVRSAWMMGAERVIVIDRVPERLELAASYGKAETIDYSQTDVKEALDEMTGGRGPDAGIDAVGAEAHGHGVLGDIKDKVELHTTGMSDQPFALQEMVMSVRKGGTLSVPGVYADKVTFPIGPFMNKGLTMKSGQTHMQRYLAPLLKRVEAGEIDLSEIITHRGDLKDGPDFYKTFRDKHDGCIKCVMKPEEL is encoded by the coding sequence ATGCGCGCATTAGTCTGGAACGGAACGAACGATATCCGCTGCGAAACGGTCGACGATCCTCGCATCGAGGATCCCCGGGACTGCATTCTCAAGGTCAGTTCGACCGCGATCTGCGGCTCCGACCTGCATCTGATGGATGGTGTCGTTCCCAAGATGCAACAGGGCGATATCCTGGGCCACGAATTCATGGGCGAAGTCGTCGAGGTCGGAGCGGATGTCAAACGGTTGAAGGTTGGCGACCGGGTGGTGGTGCCCTTCACCATATCCTGCGGCGAATGCTGGTTCTGCCAGCGCGAAATGTATTCTCTGTGCGATACGACGAATCGCACGGCGGAAAACGCGCGCGCGGCCATGGGCCATGCTCCTGCCGGACTTTTCGGCTATTCGCATCTGACCGGTGGCTATTCCGGCGGTCAGGCAGAATATGTCAGGGTGCCCCACGCCGATGTCGGTCCGATCAAGCTGGAAAACGACCTGCCGGACGACAAGGTGCTGTTCTTGTCCGATATCTTTCCGACTGGCTGGATGGCGGCGGAAAACGCCATCGGCGATGAAAAGGGCAAAACGGTTGCGGTGTGGGGAGCAGGACCGGTCGGCCAGTTCGCAGTGCGCAGTGCGTGGATGATGGGAGCGGAACGGGTCATCGTGATCGACCGGGTGCCTGAACGGCTTGAACTCGCCGCGAGCTACGGCAAGGCTGAAACCATCGATTACAGCCAGACCGACGTCAAGGAGGCGCTAGACGAGATGACTGGTGGCCGGGGACCGGATGCAGGCATCGACGCGGTCGGCGCGGAGGCCCACGGGCACGGCGTGCTGGGCGATATCAAGGACAAGGTCGAGCTGCACACCACCGGCATGTCAGACCAGCCGTTTGCGCTGCAGGAAATGGTCATGTCGGTGCGCAAGGGCGGGACGCTTTCCGTCCCCGGCGTCTATGCCGATAAAGTGACGTTCCCGATCGGGCCCTTCATGAACAAAGGGCTCACCATGAAATCGGGACAGACACACATGCAGCGCTACCTCGCGCCACTGCTGAAGCGGGTGGAGGCGGGCGAGATCGACCTGTCGGAAATCATCACTCACCGCGGCGACCTGAAGGACGGGCCGGATTTCTACAAGACTTTCCGCGACAAGCACGACGGCTGCATCAAGTGCGTGATGAAGCCGGAGGAGCTATGA
- a CDS encoding 2Fe-2S iron-sulfur cluster-binding protein yields MPEDPRVSLLDYLRQHVGLTGTKKGCDHGQCGACTVIVNGIRINSCLTLAAMHNGDSVTTIEGLGTPDEPSALQRAFLEHDGFQCGYCTPGQICSATAMLEEIAADWPSDASENLEGRIAISGEEIRERMSGNLCRCGAYANIVAAIEEVAAGGKS; encoded by the coding sequence ATGCCGGAAGACCCGCGGGTCAGTCTTCTCGATTATTTGAGGCAGCACGTCGGTCTTACCGGCACGAAGAAGGGCTGCGACCACGGCCAATGCGGCGCCTGTACGGTGATCGTGAACGGCATCCGCATCAACAGTTGCCTGACGCTGGCAGCGATGCATAATGGGGATAGTGTGACGACCATCGAAGGTCTCGGTACCCCTGACGAGCCCTCCGCCCTCCAGCGCGCTTTTCTCGAGCATGACGGTTTCCAGTGCGGCTATTGCACTCCCGGCCAGATCTGTTCGGCCACTGCCATGCTGGAGGAAATTGCCGCCGATTGGCCTAGCGACGCCAGCGAAAATCTCGAGGGGCGTATCGCGATTTCCGGTGAGGAGATACGCGAGCGGATGAGCGGCAATTTGTGCCGCTGCGGCGCTTACGCAAATATCGTAGCGGCGATCGAAGAAGTCGCCGCGGGAGGCAAGTCATGA
- a CDS encoding xanthine dehydrogenase family protein molybdopterin-binding subunit — protein sequence MTVYFKQDEPDTSNRLDGMKQGVLGKSLPRVEGLAKVTGTAPYAAEYPVDNCAEGVLVTSTITRGEVVSIDRTSVLSMPGVIAVVDDEKMSTRAAQGTANEAPMQGPRQVCYWGQPIALVVAETFEQARDAAKHLKVEYREDAAAPLDPHAVEPEEQEDETVHQGDLAHAMAEAPHSVDVTITTKGHASAAMEPHAAIAEWDGDKLTVHASLQMPNYNITELADALDMEEDNIRLISRFVGGGFGSKLGLSEEVVAAALAAKQIERPVRVVQSRQQVFQTVMRRSETTQRLRFAADGEGRLTGFGHEALVSNLPGETFAEPALQSSHFIYGGENRELMLKVARIHLMTAGSVRAPGEAVGMPALESAMDVLAEKVGIDPVELRLRNIPERDPEKDLPFSSHKLAECLKQGAEAFGWQKGVRKPRQRREGEWWIGTGMASASRSHSIAEAKARVTLKADGTALVETDMTDIGTGTYTILAQIAGEMLGLQPDQVLVELGDTRHPRGPGSGGSWGASSIGSAVYIACNAIREELAEKAGTSEDRLELADGRTAAGQTLADLLQGKDISQEGHYEPGAIEDDFTAAGFGAFFAQVRVNHYTGETRVDRMLGAFGFGRVLNASTARSQCIGGITWSIGLALTEALEFDPRDGHLVNCDLAEYHVPVHRDVPDLDVLLVEERDGAASQIQAKGIGELGMCGGAAAIGNAIYNACGARLFDYPMTPDRVLAAMPE from the coding sequence ATGACGGTCTATTTCAAGCAGGACGAGCCTGACACTTCCAACCGCCTCGACGGCATGAAGCAAGGCGTACTGGGCAAGTCCCTACCGCGCGTGGAGGGGCTGGCCAAGGTCACCGGGACAGCGCCCTATGCCGCCGAATATCCGGTCGATAATTGCGCCGAAGGCGTGCTGGTCACTTCGACCATCACCCGCGGCGAGGTTGTCTCCATCGACCGGACGAGCGTCCTGTCCATGCCCGGCGTGATTGCGGTGGTCGATGACGAAAAGATGTCCACCCGCGCCGCGCAGGGAACGGCCAATGAAGCGCCCATGCAGGGGCCGCGGCAGGTCTGCTACTGGGGCCAGCCGATCGCATTGGTGGTGGCAGAAACCTTCGAACAGGCGCGCGACGCCGCCAAACATCTGAAGGTGGAATATCGCGAAGACGCAGCGGCTCCGCTCGACCCCCACGCGGTCGAACCGGAAGAGCAGGAGGACGAGACGGTGCACCAGGGCGATCTGGCGCATGCCATGGCCGAAGCGCCGCACAGCGTCGACGTAACCATTACCACCAAGGGCCATGCCTCAGCCGCGATGGAACCGCATGCCGCCATCGCCGAGTGGGATGGAGACAAGCTGACCGTCCACGCTTCGCTCCAGATGCCCAATTACAACATCACTGAACTGGCGGACGCGCTGGATATGGAGGAGGACAATATCCGCCTCATTTCCCGCTTTGTCGGGGGCGGCTTCGGGTCCAAGCTGGGGCTCAGCGAAGAGGTGGTCGCAGCCGCGCTGGCGGCGAAACAGATCGAGCGACCGGTCCGCGTCGTGCAGTCGCGCCAGCAGGTGTTCCAGACGGTCATGCGCCGCAGTGAAACCACGCAGCGCCTGCGTTTTGCTGCCGACGGCGAAGGCAGGCTCACCGGCTTCGGTCACGAAGCGCTGGTTTCGAATCTTCCCGGAGAAACCTTTGCCGAGCCTGCGCTGCAATCGTCGCACTTCATCTACGGCGGCGAAAATCGGGAACTGATGCTCAAGGTTGCCCGCATCCATCTCATGACGGCAGGATCGGTGCGCGCACCGGGAGAAGCGGTGGGAATGCCGGCGCTTGAAAGCGCGATGGATGTGCTTGCCGAAAAGGTCGGCATCGACCCGGTCGAACTGCGCCTGCGCAACATACCCGAACGGGATCCGGAGAAGGATCTGCCGTTTTCCTCGCATAAGCTTGCCGAATGCCTGAAACAGGGGGCTGAAGCCTTTGGTTGGCAAAAGGGCGTCCGCAAACCGCGTCAGCGGCGAGAGGGCGAGTGGTGGATCGGCACCGGCATGGCCAGCGCTTCGAGATCTCACAGCATTGCCGAGGCAAAAGCCCGCGTTACGCTGAAAGCCGACGGAACGGCATTGGTCGAAACCGACATGACCGATATCGGCACCGGGACCTACACCATCCTTGCGCAGATTGCGGGAGAGATGCTCGGCCTGCAGCCGGACCAGGTCCTGGTCGAACTGGGCGACACGCGCCATCCGCGCGGCCCCGGCTCGGGCGGCAGTTGGGGCGCATCATCCATCGGCTCGGCCGTCTATATAGCGTGCAACGCGATCCGCGAGGAACTGGCTGAAAAAGCAGGTACAAGCGAAGACAGACTCGAGCTTGCCGATGGCCGGACGGCTGCGGGCCAGACGCTTGCCGACCTTCTGCAAGGCAAGGATATCTCGCAGGAGGGTCATTACGAGCCGGGCGCTATCGAAGATGACTTCACCGCCGCCGGCTTCGGTGCGTTCTTCGCCCAGGTGCGCGTCAATCATTACACCGGAGAAACCCGCGTCGACCGCATGCTGGGCGCGTTCGGGTTCGGACGGGTGCTGAACGCCAGCACCGCGCGCTCGCAATGCATCGGAGGCATCACCTGGAGCATAGGTCTCGCCCTGACAGAAGCGCTGGAATTCGATCCGCGCGACGGCCATCTCGTCAACTGCGATCTTGCCGAATATCACGTTCCCGTGCATCGCGACGTTCCCGATCTCGACGTTCTTCTGGTGGAAGAACGCGATGGCGCGGCCAGTCAGATCCAGGCCAAGGGCATCGGCGAACTTGGCATGTGCGGCGGTGCGGCAGCCATCGGCAATGCGATCTACAACGCCTGCGGGGCTCGGCTGTTCGATTACCCGATGACACCGGACCGCGTCCTGGCTGCAATGCCCGAATGA
- a CDS encoding aldo/keto reductase, with translation MKHVTLPGGEVIPSMGQGTWKMGERTERRSDEIAALRAGVELGMTLVDTAEMYGDGAAETLISEALGSVRDQLFLVSKAYPQNASRSRLAGACEASLKRLGTDRLDLYLLHWRGSVPLAETVEALEALKSAGKIRHLGVSNLDTDDMEELVAAGGNGCVTDQILYNLVRRGPELDLLVWLAEHNILVMAYSPVEQGRLSTHPALDKIAAEVGATPVQVALSWTLRQDGLIAIPKASSVRHVRENRAAADIVLSDAQLATPDAAFPRPCDRRPLEML, from the coding sequence ATGAAGCACGTGACATTGCCCGGCGGGGAAGTAATTCCTTCAATGGGTCAAGGCACCTGGAAGATGGGTGAGCGTACCGAGCGGCGATCCGATGAGATCGCCGCGCTGCGCGCCGGTGTCGAACTGGGCATGACGCTCGTCGATACCGCCGAAATGTACGGCGACGGTGCGGCGGAAACGCTGATATCCGAGGCGCTGGGCAGCGTTCGCGACCAGTTGTTCCTCGTCAGCAAGGCATATCCGCAGAACGCATCGCGCTCCCGCCTTGCCGGTGCGTGCGAGGCGAGCCTGAAGCGGCTCGGCACCGACCGGCTGGACCTCTACCTGCTCCATTGGCGGGGATCGGTGCCGCTCGCTGAGACTGTGGAGGCATTGGAGGCGCTCAAATCGGCAGGAAAGATCCGACACTTGGGTGTCAGCAATCTCGATACCGACGATATGGAAGAGCTTGTCGCTGCGGGCGGGAATGGCTGCGTGACCGACCAGATCCTCTACAATTTGGTCCGGCGAGGCCCCGAATTGGACCTGCTGGTGTGGCTCGCCGAGCATAACATACTGGTTATGGCGTATAGTCCAGTCGAGCAGGGACGACTTTCTACCCACCCCGCTCTCGACAAAATTGCAGCCGAGGTTGGCGCAACCCCTGTGCAGGTCGCACTTTCGTGGACGTTGCGGCAAGATGGTCTCATCGCCATCCCGAAAGCGAGTTCAGTCCGCCATGTGCGGGAGAACCGCGCGGCCGCCGATATCGTTCTTTCCGACGCTCAGCTTGCGACACCCGACGCGGCATTTCCCAGGCCATGCGACCGCCGTCCACTCGAGATGCTTTAG